A genomic region of Noviherbaspirillum sp. L7-7A contains the following coding sequences:
- a CDS encoding hemerythrin domain-containing protein, with translation MPAAKKTAAKKTAAKKTAAKKVAKVSRTDAIALLTADHKRVKKMFKQFDKMKEDGASADKQALAQQICAELTLHAEVEEQIFYPATREAIDDDDMLNEAEVEHTSAKDLIAQIESGDPSDPLWDAKVSVLGEYVDHHVQEEEEEMFRKARKAKMDLEALGQQIAAMKQSRDGAQALAPASVPLPAGKKAGKAAADARL, from the coding sequence ATGCCAGCCGCAAAGAAAACCGCTGCCAAGAAGACCGCTGCGAAGAAAACTGCCGCCAAGAAGGTCGCCAAGGTTTCCAGAACCGACGCCATCGCTCTGCTGACGGCGGACCACAAGCGCGTCAAGAAGATGTTCAAGCAGTTCGACAAGATGAAGGAAGATGGCGCGTCCGCCGACAAGCAGGCGCTGGCGCAGCAGATCTGCGCCGAGCTGACGCTGCATGCCGAAGTCGAGGAGCAGATCTTCTATCCCGCCACGCGGGAAGCCATCGATGATGACGACATGCTCAACGAAGCCGAGGTGGAGCATACCAGCGCCAAGGACCTGATTGCCCAGATCGAAAGCGGCGACCCGTCCGATCCGCTGTGGGACGCCAAGGTGTCGGTGCTGGGCGAGTATGTCGACCATCATGTGCAGGAGGAGGAAGAGGAAATGTTCAGGAAGGCCCGCAAGGCCAAGATGGACCTGGAAGCGCTGGGCCAGCAAATCGCTGCGATGAAGCAGTCTCGCGATGGCGCGCAGGCGTTGGCACCGGCTTCGGTTCCTCTCCCGG
- a CDS encoding histidine phosphatase family protein — MAQENEQKWPSNLWIIRHGQSAGNVARDAAEAAGLPLIDIAERDVDVPLSDLGDQQATAVGLWFASLPEDQRPTVILTSPYARARTTARRILEHGGIDPDDVSFVADERLREKEFGILDRLTRHGILQKYPELGEQRAHVGKFYFRPPGGESWCDVILRLRSLLDTIVREHRSENVVVVGHQVIVNCFRYLLERMDEQTILDIDRMGDVPNCSITSYAFDRTLGRRGKLVPRLVNFVVPLQEAGAPVTSEPDVPAAPKS, encoded by the coding sequence ATGGCACAAGAGAACGAGCAGAAATGGCCAAGCAACCTGTGGATCATCCGCCATGGCCAGAGCGCCGGGAATGTGGCGCGCGACGCGGCCGAGGCGGCCGGACTGCCGCTGATCGACATTGCCGAACGCGATGTCGATGTGCCCCTGTCCGACCTCGGCGACCAGCAGGCCACCGCGGTCGGCCTGTGGTTCGCTTCCCTGCCTGAAGATCAGCGGCCCACCGTGATCCTGACCTCGCCCTATGCACGGGCCAGGACGACTGCCCGGCGCATCCTGGAGCATGGCGGCATCGACCCGGATGACGTGTCCTTCGTTGCCGACGAACGCCTGCGGGAGAAGGAATTCGGCATCCTGGACCGGCTGACCCGGCACGGCATCCTGCAGAAGTATCCGGAACTGGGCGAGCAGCGCGCGCATGTCGGCAAGTTCTACTTCCGGCCGCCCGGCGGCGAAAGCTGGTGCGACGTGATTCTGCGGCTGCGCAGCTTGCTCGACACCATCGTGCGCGAGCACCGCAGTGAAAACGTGGTCGTGGTCGGCCATCAGGTGATCGTCAATTGCTTTCGCTATCTGCTGGAACGGATGGACGAGCAGACCATCCTGGACATCGACCGCATGGGCGACGTGCCCAATTGCTCCATCACTTCCTATGCCTTCGACCGCACGCTGGGACGCAGGGGCAAGCTGGTCCCGCGCCTGGTGAACTTCGTCGTGCCGCTGCAGGAAGCCGGCGCTCCCGTTACCAGCGAGCCGGACGTGCCGGCCGCACCGAAATCCTGA
- a CDS encoding NAD(P)H-hydrate dehydratase: MTQPDMTLIDDALLRDWPLPMPSDGGDKEERGRLLVIGGSRQMPGAIILAATAAMRAGAGKLAIATGASVAQLVALAIPESRVIGLPETNDGGIDACAAEALASMRGRLDAVLIGPGMQDEPAICEFVRALLPMLDGVRVVLDAAAMGVVCDAAADDGAGFLGRYGADVLLTPHAGEMAHLSGASKEEISADPAPMAQRMARHWQATVALKGPTTFIAAPEGETWKHEGGNVGLAASGSGDTLAGIIVGLAARGATLAQACAWGVALHARAGDALARRSGPLGYLTRDLAAEVPMLMHKLGAGRD; encoded by the coding sequence ATGACCCAACCCGACATGACCCTGATCGACGATGCGCTGCTGCGCGACTGGCCCCTGCCCATGCCCAGCGACGGGGGCGACAAGGAAGAACGCGGCCGCCTGCTGGTGATAGGCGGTTCGCGCCAGATGCCGGGCGCCATCATCCTGGCGGCGACGGCGGCCATGCGCGCCGGCGCCGGCAAGCTCGCCATCGCCACCGGCGCCAGCGTCGCGCAGCTGGTGGCGCTGGCGATACCGGAGTCGCGCGTGATCGGCCTGCCGGAAACCAACGATGGCGGGATAGACGCTTGCGCCGCGGAGGCGCTGGCCAGCATGCGCGGCCGGCTGGATGCGGTGCTGATCGGTCCCGGCATGCAGGATGAACCCGCGATCTGCGAATTCGTCCGCGCGCTGCTGCCCATGCTGGACGGCGTGCGCGTAGTGCTCGACGCAGCCGCCATGGGCGTGGTCTGCGACGCCGCTGCTGATGACGGCGCCGGCTTTCTCGGGCGCTACGGCGCCGATGTGCTGCTGACGCCGCATGCCGGCGAAATGGCGCATCTGTCCGGCGCTTCGAAGGAGGAAATCAGCGCCGACCCGGCGCCAATGGCGCAGCGCATGGCGCGGCACTGGCAGGCCACGGTGGCGCTGAAAGGGCCAACCACTTTCATCGCCGCGCCCGAAGGCGAGACCTGGAAGCATGAAGGCGGCAATGTCGGCCTTGCCGCTTCCGGCTCGGGCGACACGCTGGCAGGCATCATCGTCGGCCTTGCGGCGCGCGGCGCCACGCTGGCGCAAGCCTGCGCCTGGGGCGTGGCACTGCATGCGCGTGCCGGCGACGCGCTGGCGCGTCGCTCCGGACCGCTGGGTTACCTGACGCGGGACCTGGCGGCGGAAGTGCCGATGCTCATGCACAAGCTCGGGGCGGGTCGGGATTGA
- a CDS encoding GlsB/YeaQ/YmgE family stress response membrane protein produces the protein MNFIIWLVVGGIIGWLASIVMRTDAQQGMFLNIVVGIIGAMLGGFLLAPMFGTGTINQNDFSLSSLFISFLGAVVLLMIVNLFRRGSVR, from the coding sequence ATGAATTTCATTATCTGGCTCGTCGTAGGCGGCATCATCGGTTGGCTCGCAAGCATCGTCATGCGTACCGACGCACAACAAGGCATGTTTCTCAACATCGTCGTCGGCATCATAGGCGCCATGCTGGGCGGTTTCCTGCTTGCTCCGATGTTTGGTACCGGCACCATCAACCAGAATGATTTCAGCCTGTCGTCGCTGTTCATTTCCTTCCTCGGCGCTGTCGTTCTGCTGATGATCGTTAATCTGTTCCGCCGCGGTTCGGTGCGCTAA